A single genomic interval of Aegicerativicinus sediminis harbors:
- a CDS encoding S9 family peptidase, whose protein sequence is MTNRIIGLLLIIILGSFTPSLAQSIEGTWKGDLEVQGMKIPLAFNFSTEGESLIATIDSPSQGATGIPTDEAIMIGDSVSVKASKLGIHFTAKVGDEKMEGTFNQGAVSVPLILIKSEKTIPGDPSLPSTEEELKQLANWDKKTYKYGVADFFARPKARSFRFSPDGKYLSYREKDENSKNHIYVKNLETGDVNRAIEEKEELIRGYFWANNGRLLYTMDKGGNENYQLFAVNIDGSGLKALTPYDNVRTSIVEELKEDKDHVLITMNKNNPQIFEPYKININTGDLEQLYANDDAQNPIMNYLFDKDGKLRGFARLKDGVNILFYYSKDGSNFEVLKDLNWKDSFGVMSFNYATEYPHDAYVLTNLTNDKAEIVLYDIAQDKVIKSLFSNKNYDVGGMHLSRKRNYELDYFSYEGDKQTIVPVSNTYKKLHKKITDKFPGYNYSVADATDDESKLLIFVQSDKLYGTYYSYDVNSDQFEVLYNLMPQLKEEDMAEMKPITFTSRDGKTLHGYITLPKEAINGKKVPLIVNPHGGPQGIRDSWGFNPETQLFASRGYATLQVNFRISGGYGREFLESGFKQIGRKAMDDVEDGVKYVIEQGWVDKDNVAIYGGSHGGYAVLRGLTKTPDLYKCGVDYVGVSNIFTFMNTIPAYWKPYLSIIKEIWYDESIPEEKEIMTEVSPVFNIDKIKAPLFVAQGANDPRVNIDESDQIVKALRAKGFDVPYMVKYDEGHGFGKEENSLDLYRSMMGFFAKHFSEPFPNSFKD, encoded by the coding sequence ATGACAAATCGTATTATTGGGCTACTTTTAATAATCATTTTAGGTAGCTTCACCCCTTCATTGGCGCAATCTATTGAAGGAACTTGGAAAGGAGATCTAGAAGTTCAAGGAATGAAGATTCCATTAGCTTTTAATTTTTCAACAGAAGGAGAATCGCTTATTGCAACTATAGATAGTCCTTCCCAAGGCGCTACTGGAATTCCTACGGACGAAGCCATTATGATTGGTGATTCTGTTTCCGTTAAAGCTAGTAAATTGGGAATTCACTTCACCGCAAAAGTGGGTGATGAAAAAATGGAAGGGACGTTTAATCAAGGTGCAGTAAGCGTGCCATTGATTTTAATTAAATCGGAAAAAACAATTCCGGGAGATCCTTCTTTACCTTCTACTGAAGAGGAATTAAAGCAATTGGCCAATTGGGATAAAAAAACCTATAAGTACGGAGTTGCTGATTTTTTTGCAAGGCCTAAAGCAAGATCCTTCAGATTTTCTCCAGACGGCAAATATCTCTCCTACAGAGAAAAGGATGAAAATTCTAAGAATCATATTTATGTTAAAAATCTAGAAACTGGAGATGTAAATAGGGCTATTGAGGAAAAGGAAGAATTGATTAGAGGATACTTTTGGGCGAATAATGGCCGTCTTCTTTATACAATGGATAAAGGAGGTAATGAAAATTATCAATTGTTTGCAGTAAATATTGATGGTTCGGGTTTAAAAGCTCTAACGCCCTACGACAATGTAAGAACCTCGATCGTGGAAGAGTTGAAAGAGGATAAAGATCATGTATTAATTACCATGAATAAAAATAACCCCCAAATTTTTGAACCATATAAAATAAACATTAATACTGGTGATTTGGAGCAATTGTATGCCAATGATGATGCTCAAAACCCAATAATGAATTATTTGTTCGATAAGGATGGAAAATTGAGAGGTTTTGCACGTTTAAAAGACGGTGTAAATATATTGTTCTACTATTCAAAGGATGGTTCTAATTTCGAAGTTTTGAAAGATTTGAATTGGAAAGATTCTTTTGGAGTAATGAGCTTTAATTATGCTACAGAGTATCCCCATGATGCTTATGTGCTTACTAATCTTACGAATGATAAGGCAGAGATTGTTCTTTACGATATTGCCCAAGATAAAGTGATTAAATCCTTGTTTTCTAATAAAAATTATGATGTTGGTGGTATGCATTTGTCTCGAAAACGTAATTATGAGTTAGACTACTTCAGTTATGAAGGTGATAAGCAAACGATTGTACCGGTTAGTAATACCTATAAAAAATTGCATAAAAAAATTACAGATAAGTTTCCAGGTTACAATTATTCAGTTGCTGATGCCACAGACGATGAAAGTAAACTGTTGATTTTTGTGCAAAGTGATAAGCTATATGGCACATACTATTCCTATGATGTGAATTCCGATCAGTTTGAGGTGTTATACAATTTAATGCCACAACTAAAAGAGGAAGATATGGCCGAAATGAAACCGATTACCTTTACCTCTCGTGATGGTAAAACACTTCACGGGTATATTACACTGCCTAAGGAAGCGATTAATGGAAAAAAGGTGCCGTTAATTGTTAATCCCCATGGTGGACCACAGGGAATTAGGGATTCTTGGGGATTTAATCCTGAAACCCAACTTTTTGCTAGTAGAGGATATGCAACTTTGCAGGTGAATTTTAGAATTTCTGGAGGCTATGGTCGTGAATTTTTAGAATCCGGTTTCAAACAAATAGGAAGAAAAGCCATGGATGACGTGGAAGATGGTGTTAAATATGTAATTGAACAAGGCTGGGTTGATAAGGACAATGTAGCAATTTATGGCGGTAGCCATGGAGGATATGCAGTTTTAAGAGGGTTAACCAAAACACCAGATTTATATAAATGTGGTGTAGACTACGTGGGTGTTTCAAACATATTTACATTCATGAACACCATTCCCGCCTACTGGAAACCCTACTTATCAATAATTAAAGAAATATGGTATGATGAAAGTATTCCTGAGGAAAAAGAAATTATGACTGAAGTTTCACCAGTATTCAATATCGATAAAATAAAGGCCCCTTTGTTTGTTGCCCAAGGAGCAAATGACCCTAGAGTAAACATCGATGAATCAGATCAAATAGTGAAAGCTTTAAGAGCTAAGGGTTTTGATGTGCCTTATATGGTTAAGTACGATGAAGGCCACGGATTCGGGAAAGAAGAAAATTCATTGGATTTATATAGATCGATGATGGGCTTCTTTGCTAAACATTTTTCAGAACCATTTCCAAACTCGTTTAAAGACTAG
- a CDS encoding TlpA family protein disulfide reductase, with protein MKTLFHIKNLTAICLIILLLLGCKESSKHSGASGSDISIIDIKQSIPAPNFSLTAVDGNQYSLSEFRGKKVVLHIATTWCPYCNAEAPHLQSLAETNKEVQVVIIDVKESKELVEEKLVDQFGLTFPVLLDLDGSVAASFAPKEVLPELKRDEVMLASNIVIDREGNMRFMSLLDTKNFDSELIHIKEILDALP; from the coding sequence ATGAAAACCTTATTTCATATTAAAAATCTCACTGCCATATGCCTGATTATCTTACTATTATTAGGTTGTAAAGAAAGCAGTAAACACTCCGGAGCTTCAGGTTCTGATATTTCAATTATTGACATTAAACAAAGTATTCCTGCTCCTAATTTCTCTCTTACAGCAGTTGATGGAAATCAATATTCCTTGAGTGAATTTCGGGGAAAAAAAGTTGTACTTCATATCGCTACAACTTGGTGTCCCTATTGCAATGCTGAGGCGCCTCACTTACAATCTTTGGCTGAAACCAATAAAGAGGTACAAGTTGTAATAATCGATGTAAAGGAATCCAAAGAATTGGTGGAGGAAAAGCTGGTGGACCAATTCGGACTCACATTTCCCGTTTTACTGGATCTTGATGGGTCAGTGGCTGCCAGCTTTGCACCTAAAGAAGTGCTCCCAGAACTTAAACGGGATGAAGTGATGCTCGCGTCTAATATTGTAATAGATCGGGAAGGGAACATGCGATTTATGAGTCTGTTGGATACTAAAAATTTTGACTCAGAACTAATCCATATTAAGGAAATATTGGATGCGTTGCCTTAA
- a CDS encoding DUF4251 domain-containing protein yields the protein MNIKILSILVLISAFLLSWIPSDGMKRKAQKPTVEELLESKEFKIECDWAMPTVTNAMNRVGNSGLLPVGTNIGRINLIGNANYLKFMGDSISADLPYYGERQAGGGYNSSDGGIKFNGLAKDMKIEKNEKKGHYNIKFSINNNTESFNVNIRLFPNLNSTISIYSNQRNTIRYDGTASLLEAANE from the coding sequence ATGAACATAAAGATTTTAAGTATTTTGGTATTAATCTCGGCGTTTCTTTTAAGTTGGATTCCATCTGATGGAATGAAACGAAAGGCGCAAAAACCAACCGTTGAAGAATTGCTTGAAAGCAAAGAATTTAAAATTGAATGTGATTGGGCCATGCCCACAGTAACCAATGCCATGAATAGGGTAGGGAACAGTGGCTTATTACCAGTTGGTACTAACATTGGCCGTATTAACCTTATTGGAAATGCTAATTACCTAAAGTTTATGGGGGATTCTATTTCAGCTGATCTGCCATATTATGGAGAACGACAAGCAGGTGGGGGATATAACAGTTCAGATGGCGGAATAAAATTTAATGGATTGGCAAAGGATATGAAAATTGAAAAGAACGAAAAGAAAGGCCATTACAACATTAAATTTTCCATTAATAATAACACTGAATCTTTCAATGTAAACATAAGACTGTTTCCAAACCTAAATTCTACTATAAGCATCTATAGCAACCAAAGAAATACCATTCGCTACGATGGTACGGCCTCGTTATTAGAAGCAGCAAATGAATAG
- a CDS encoding outer membrane beta-barrel protein encodes MKKKIWFVGVLLFCYSISAQTKQNLGVVFGITHFQSNTDAFETESVTGITFGVNANFIYSPRSELNIGLRYNRHLLDFKGTASENEKVFTEQVRLNLKQFEVPITYTYNIVSRQKFKLGLNAGVSGNFFYEYRLHEDDQEHYYLAPNGIDVNNLFFGTKDDKVGFNLFLVGGLSFRFWEKIQFTFRYHDGLFNPYRQATPENPLSDYEAKDHYFSSTFTFFL; translated from the coding sequence ATGAAAAAGAAAATTTGGTTTGTAGGGGTCTTATTATTTTGCTACTCAATTTCGGCACAGACAAAACAGAACCTTGGAGTGGTATTTGGCATTACCCATTTTCAATCTAATACGGATGCCTTTGAAACGGAATCCGTTACCGGAATAACTTTTGGAGTAAATGCCAATTTCATTTATTCTCCCAGATCTGAGCTGAATATAGGCTTAAGATACAACCGTCATTTACTTGATTTTAAAGGAACAGCGTCTGAAAATGAAAAGGTTTTCACTGAACAAGTAAGGCTTAATCTTAAGCAATTTGAAGTTCCCATAACATATACCTATAATATAGTAAGTCGACAAAAATTTAAATTGGGTTTAAATGCAGGAGTTTCTGGAAACTTTTTTTATGAATACCGTTTGCATGAGGATGATCAGGAACATTACTATTTAGCTCCCAATGGTATTGATGTGAACAATTTGTTTTTTGGAACAAAAGATGATAAGGTCGGATTTAATCTTTTTTTAGTTGGCGGATTAAGTTTTCGTTTTTGGGAGAAAATTCAGTTTACTTTTAGATATCACGATGGACTTTTTAATCCTTATAGACAGGCTACACCCGAAAACCCATTATCTGATTATGAAGCTAAAGACCATTACTTTTCGTCGACTTTTACATTTTTTCTATAA
- a CDS encoding adenylate/guanylate cyclase domain-containing protein → MRDVLHKLLILLLFLGGINLMAQNQNTADSLSQIYHANPQTENSLELLNVIAVNHTNPENGLEYSNLLIEKATEKGSSYYIMQGYLRKGYWLERKGNLPQALEAYFTANEEADKLEDVNQKNTSKGAIDIAIASTYKDIGNPKYADLYYNKGIEILQNSDDKNTLATSYYNYGDYKVKRGDYSEAYELLNKAQNLFQELQIDTPLPYIQGNFGIIYAAEGKDSLGLSTINQAVTSLEKNKDFYAASAFLLEMANIYSKQENYDMAFIFAERSLALAEQYGLIKEMSDANLKLSELYEGIGENGKALPYFKNYVTNRDSITNLKAMNEIANMRTDFEVSQKQIEVAEQRRTKNIVIMASVIVVALMLALAIGLFRRNKFIRSTSAIIEREKSRSDNLLLNILPAETAKELKDKGRVAAKRFDNVSVLFTDFKGFTLHSEHLSPEDLVKTVDFYFSKFDAIIDKYELEKIKTIGDAYMCASGLPFEREDHAERIVKAAMEIVEFVEFAKTNNPDNHPRFEVRVGIHSGQVVAGVVGRKKFAYDIWGDTVNTAARMETYSEDGRINISEDTHALVKDKFHCNYRGKIEVKNKGSLKMYFVNGYITEPEPSLVNHQSDTT, encoded by the coding sequence ATGAGAGATGTTCTCCACAAGTTACTAATACTCCTTCTTTTTTTAGGTGGTATCAATTTAATGGCCCAGAATCAAAACACGGCTGATAGCCTTTCTCAGATTTACCACGCCAATCCTCAAACTGAAAACAGTTTGGAGTTATTGAACGTCATTGCGGTAAATCATACCAATCCCGAAAATGGATTGGAATATAGCAACCTTTTAATTGAAAAGGCTACCGAGAAAGGCTCTTCCTATTATATAATGCAGGGTTATTTACGCAAAGGATATTGGTTGGAACGAAAGGGGAATCTACCTCAGGCACTTGAGGCTTATTTCACTGCCAATGAGGAGGCTGACAAATTAGAAGATGTAAACCAAAAGAATACCTCCAAAGGAGCAATAGATATTGCCATAGCGAGCACATATAAGGATATTGGCAATCCTAAATATGCGGATTTGTATTACAACAAAGGGATTGAGATTCTCCAAAATTCCGATGATAAAAATACTTTGGCGACGTCTTATTATAATTATGGTGACTACAAGGTTAAAAGAGGGGATTATTCAGAGGCCTATGAGCTTCTGAACAAAGCCCAAAATCTCTTCCAAGAATTACAGATAGATACCCCTTTACCATACATCCAAGGTAATTTTGGCATCATATACGCTGCTGAAGGGAAAGACAGTCTCGGTCTTTCTACGATTAACCAAGCGGTTACTTCCCTGGAAAAGAATAAAGATTTTTATGCGGCATCTGCGTTTCTTTTGGAAATGGCCAATATTTATTCTAAACAGGAAAATTATGACATGGCATTCATATTTGCCGAACGAAGTTTGGCCTTAGCCGAGCAATATGGCTTGATCAAAGAAATGAGTGATGCCAATTTAAAATTGTCTGAATTATACGAAGGAATAGGTGAAAATGGCAAGGCATTGCCCTATTTTAAAAACTATGTGACCAATAGGGACAGCATTACCAATCTAAAAGCTATGAATGAAATAGCAAATATGCGTACGGATTTTGAAGTTTCACAAAAGCAAATTGAAGTTGCTGAACAGAGACGAACAAAAAACATTGTTATTATGGCAAGTGTTATTGTCGTAGCACTGATGCTCGCCCTCGCCATAGGATTATTTAGGCGAAATAAATTTATCAGAAGCACTTCAGCAATTATAGAGCGCGAAAAATCCAGATCGGATAATCTGTTACTCAATATTTTACCTGCAGAAACTGCCAAGGAATTAAAAGATAAAGGCAGGGTAGCTGCTAAACGTTTTGATAATGTAAGTGTCTTATTTACTGATTTTAAGGGTTTTACATTGCATTCTGAACATCTATCTCCAGAAGACTTGGTAAAAACGGTAGACTTTTATTTTTCAAAATTCGATGCCATTATCGATAAATACGAGTTGGAAAAAATTAAAACCATAGGCGATGCGTATATGTGTGCATCTGGTTTGCCTTTTGAACGTGAAGACCACGCAGAGCGCATTGTTAAAGCAGCGATGGAGATTGTGGAATTTGTTGAATTTGCAAAAACCAACAATCCTGATAACCATCCACGTTTTGAAGTCAGGGTGGGCATACATTCTGGTCAGGTTGTGGCAGGGGTAGTAGGTCGTAAAAAGTTTGCCTACGATATTTGGGGCGACACCGTTAACACTGCAGCACGCATGGAAACCTATTCGGAAGATGGCAGAATCAACATTTCTGAAGATACGCATGCATTGGTAAAGGATAAATTCCATTGTAACTACCGAGGAAAAATTGAAGTGAAGAACAAAGGCTCCTTAAAAATGTATTTTGTAAACGGTTATATAACGGAACCAGAACCTTCCTTGGTAAACCACCAATCGGATACCACCTAA
- a CDS encoding tetratricopeptide repeat protein, producing MKNVHILIASLILLNLYSCKKQPKVITFSSLEVLNGDILLCGSGDFGTVDFATSCTTESSEMFNLGLSLLHSFEYTEAEKAFAKVLEVDPNCAIAFWGIAMCNFHSLWMQAGNAHLIKGNRLIEATTELKTTDRERAYINAIGAFYKDWQTVPHKQRIYLFEEGMRSVYETYPEDKEAAIFYALALRAIANPSDKTFKNQLKSGKILKSIFPSAPNHPGIAHYLIHNYDYPELAEKALPTAREYAKIAPASAHAQHMPSHIFTRLGLWEEAIASNLKSTEAALCYAEALGATAHWDEELHGMDYLVYAYLQLGANDKAAEQYDYLKTFYSVFPVNFKCAYAIAAIPGRIALENKDWEGAAQLELPEIAIPWEQFPWERSLYYFTKGYGAIRLGLIEEAEQELKAIKTAHRDLQKAENNYLADQVAIEIANLEAWMLFRKGSIDSAIQRMQEAKDMENNTQKHPVTPGELIPAAELLADLYMENGNIELAHSAYLDNLNQHPQRFNGLYGAAKTASMLNDLETAKMYFQQLLDLGQAYNSQRPELLEAKTFLEP from the coding sequence ATGAAAAACGTACACATCCTTATTGCAAGCCTCATCCTTTTAAATCTTTATAGCTGTAAAAAACAACCTAAAGTCATTACGTTTAGTTCTTTGGAAGTACTTAATGGCGATATTCTATTGTGCGGAAGTGGCGATTTCGGTACCGTCGATTTTGCGACCAGCTGTACTACAGAAAGTAGTGAAATGTTCAATTTAGGACTTTCCTTATTGCATTCTTTTGAATATACAGAAGCCGAAAAAGCCTTTGCTAAGGTATTGGAAGTGGATCCTAATTGTGCAATAGCGTTTTGGGGTATTGCCATGTGCAATTTCCATAGTCTGTGGATGCAGGCTGGCAACGCGCATTTAATAAAAGGTAACCGTTTAATTGAAGCTACGACCGAATTAAAAACAACTGATCGGGAACGCGCTTATATCAATGCCATCGGCGCTTTTTATAAGGATTGGCAAACCGTTCCTCATAAGCAACGAATTTATTTATTTGAAGAGGGAATGAGGTCTGTTTACGAAACCTATCCCGAAGATAAAGAAGCTGCAATATTTTATGCTTTAGCTTTAAGGGCTATAGCCAATCCTTCCGACAAAACTTTTAAAAATCAATTGAAATCGGGTAAAATTTTGAAATCTATTTTTCCCTCGGCGCCCAACCATCCTGGGATAGCGCATTATTTAATCCATAATTACGATTATCCTGAATTAGCTGAAAAAGCCTTGCCAACCGCTAGGGAATATGCCAAAATAGCACCGGCATCAGCCCATGCACAGCATATGCCATCGCACATATTTACACGCTTGGGACTTTGGGAGGAAGCCATTGCCTCTAACCTAAAATCTACCGAAGCGGCACTATGTTATGCTGAGGCTTTGGGTGCGACTGCACATTGGGACGAAGAATTACACGGTATGGACTATTTGGTCTATGCCTATTTACAATTGGGAGCAAATGACAAGGCTGCAGAGCAATATGATTATTTAAAAACCTTTTATTCGGTGTTTCCGGTGAATTTTAAATGTGCTTATGCCATAGCAGCCATTCCTGGGCGCATCGCTTTGGAAAATAAGGACTGGGAGGGAGCCGCACAGTTGGAACTGCCAGAGATTGCGATTCCTTGGGAACAATTTCCTTGGGAACGTTCGCTTTATTATTTTACAAAAGGTTATGGCGCGATCCGCCTAGGATTGATTGAAGAGGCAGAGCAGGAGTTAAAAGCGATAAAAACGGCGCATAGAGACTTACAAAAGGCAGAAAACAATTATCTGGCAGACCAAGTAGCCATTGAAATCGCCAATTTAGAAGCTTGGATGTTATTTAGAAAAGGCTCTATTGATAGTGCTATTCAACGTATGCAAGAAGCAAAAGATATGGAAAACAATACTCAAAAACATCCGGTAACACCTGGGGAATTGATCCCAGCAGCGGAGCTATTGGCAGATCTTTATATGGAAAATGGAAATATTGAATTGGCGCACAGCGCGTATTTGGACAATTTAAACCAACATCCTCAACGTTTTAATGGTCTTTATGGCGCAGCTAAAACAGCAAGCATGTTAAACGATTTAGAAACCGCAAAAATGTATTTTCAGCAGTTGTTGGATTTAGGACAGGCATACAACAG